A window of the Juglans microcarpa x Juglans regia isolate MS1-56 chromosome 5D, Jm3101_v1.0, whole genome shotgun sequence genome harbors these coding sequences:
- the LOC121264272 gene encoding 1-aminocyclopropane-1-carboxylate oxidase — MEAFPVVDMEKLNGEERAATMELIKDACENWGFFELTNHGISHDLMDAVEKLTKEHYRKCMEQRFKETVASQGLEAAQSEINDRDWESTFFLRHLPVSNMSEIPDLDEDYRKAMKEFVADLEKLAEQLLDLLCENLGLEKGYLKKAFYGSKGPTFGTKVSNYPPCPKPELIKGLRAHTDAGGIILLFQDDKVSGLQLLKDGKWVDVPPMRHSIVINIGDQLEVITNGKYKSVMHRVVTQPDGNRMSIASFYNPGSDAVIYPAPALVEKEAEKGQVYPKFVFEDYMKLYAGLKFQAKEPRFEAFKAMESTVNLDPIAIV; from the exons atggagGCTTTCCCAGTTGTTGACATGGAGAAGCTTAATGGTGAAGAGAGGGCAGCAACCATGGAACTGATAAAAGATGCCTGTGAGAACTGGGGCTTCTTTGAG TTGACGAATCATGGGATTTCCCATGATTTGATGGACGCCGTGGAGAAGCTGACAAAGGAGCATTACAGAAAGTGTATGGAGCAAAGGTTCAAGGAAACGGTGGCAAGTCAGGGTCTGGAGGCTGCTCAGTCCGAAATCAATGATAGAGACTGGGAAAGCACCTTCTTTCTTCGCCATCTTCCTGTCTCCAACATGTCAGAAATCCCAGATCTTGATGAAGATTATAG GAAGGCAATGAAGGAATTTGTAGCGGATTTAGAGAAACTAGCCGAGCAACTCTTGGACCTGCTGTGTGAGAATCTTGGCCTGGAGAAAGGATACCTCAAAAAGGCTTTCTACGGGTCAAAGGGCCCAACTTTTGGCACAAAGGTCAGCAATTACCCTCCTTGCCCCAAACCAGAGTTGATTAAAGGTCTCCGGGCGCACACTGATGCCGGCGGCATCATCCTTCTCTTCCAAGATGACAAGGTCAGTGGCCTCCAGCTTCTAAAGGATGGCAAATGGGTAGATGTTCCCCCAATGCGCCACTCGATTGTGATCAACATTGGCGATCAACTTGAG GTCATTACCAATGGAAAATACAAGAGTGTGATGCACCGAGTAGTTACTCAACCGGACGGCAATAGAATGTCCATAGCATCATTCTACAACCCGGGCAGTGATGCCGTCATCTATCCGGCACCAGCATTGGTGGAGAAAGAAGCCGAGAAAGGCCAAGTTTACCCAAAGTTTGTGTTCGAAGACTACATGAAGCTCTATGCTGGCCTCAAGTTCCAGGCCAAGGAGCCAAGGTTCGAAGCCTTCAAGGCCATGGAATCCACTGTTAATTTAGATCCCATTGCCATTGTCTGA